In the Malus domestica chromosome 16, GDT2T_hap1 genome, one interval contains:
- the LOC103403406 gene encoding eukaryotic initiation factor 4A-3, whose amino-acid sequence MTEASARRGGGMGDEKLEFVTSDGIEPIMTFDQMGLRDDLLRGVYNYGFEKPSAIQQRAVRPIIEGRDVIAQAQSGTGKTSMIALTVCQLVDTSSREVQALILSPTRELAAQTEKVILAIGNFINIQAHSCIGGKSVGEDIRKLEYGVHVVSGTPGRVCDMIKRRTLRTRAIKLLVLDESDEMLSRGFKDQIYDVYRYLPPELQVCLISATLPHEILEMTNKFMTEPVRILVKRDELTLEGIKQFFVAVEREEWKFDTLCDLYDTLTITQAVIFCNTKRKVDWLTEKMRSNNFTVSAMHGDMPQKERDAIMAEFRGGNTRVLITTDVWARGLDVQQVSLVINYDLPNNRELYIHRIGRSGRFGRKGVAINFVKSDDIKILRDIEQYYSTQIDEMPMNVADLI is encoded by the exons ATGACAGAGGCATCGGCGAGACGCGGCGGAGGAATGGGTGACGAGAAGCTGGAGTTCGTAACTTCCGACGGGATTGAGCCCATCATGACCTTCGATCAGATGGGTTTAAGGGACGATCTCCTCCGAGGCGTCTACAACTACGGCTTTGAGAAGCCATCCGCCATCCAGCAACGAGCCGTCAGGCCCATCATTGAGGGCCGCGACGTCATCGCCCAGGCCCAGTCCGGTACCGGCAAGACCTCCATGATTGCCCTCACCGTCTGCCAGCTCGTCGACACCTCCTCCCGGGA GGTTCAGGCTTTGATATTGTCTCCGACGAGGGAATTGGCGGCGCAGACGGAGAAGGTGATATTAGCAATTGGGAATTTCATAAATATACAAGCTCATTCTTGCATTGGAGGCAAAAGCGTGGGTGAGGATATCCGAAAGCTCGAGTATGGCGTTCATGTGGTATCTGGAACTCCTGGCAGAGTCTGTGATATGATCAAAAGAAGAACTCTCCGAACTCGAGCAATCAAATTATTAGTTCTT GATGAATCTGATGAAATGTTGAGCAGAGGATTCAAGGATCAGATTTATGATGTCTACAGATATCTTCCTCCTGAGCTCcag GTTTGCTTGATTTCTGCTACACTTCCTCATGAAATTTTGGAGATGACCAACAAGTTTATGACTGAACCTGTAAGGATCCTTGTTAAACGTGATGAGTTGACGTTGGAG GGAATCAAGCAATTTTTCGTGGCTGTCGAAAGAGAGGAATGGAAGTTTGATACTCTTTGTGATCTATATGATACCCTTACGATTACACAAGCTGTTATTTTCTGCAACACCAAGCGAAAG GTGGACTGGCTCACCGAAAAGATGAGGAGTAATAACTTTACTGTCTCTGCAATGCATGGAGATATGCCTCAGAAGGAAAGAGATGCTATTATGGCTGAGTTTCGTGGTGGTAATACTCGTGTCCTGATCACAACCGATGTTTGGGCCCGGGGCCTTGACGTTCAGCAG GTTTCTTTGGTTATCAATTATGATCTCCCAAACAATCGAGAGCTATACATTCATCGAATTGGTCGTTCTGGACGTTTTGGGCGCAAg GGTGTGGcaataaactttgtgaaaaGTGATGATATTAAGATTCTAAGAGACATTGAGCAGTATTACAGTACGCAGATTGACGAAATGCCGATGAATGTTGCGGATTTGATATGA
- the LOC103403407 gene encoding MAP3K epsilon protein kinase 1-like, with protein MSRQAASAHFHKSKTLDNKYMLGDEIGKGAYGRVYKGLDLENGDFVAIKQVSLENIAQEDLNIIMQEIDLLKNLNHKNIVKYLGSLKTKTHLHIILEYVENGSLANIIKPNKFGPFPESLVAVYIAQVLEGLVYLHEQGVIHRDIKGANILTTKEGLVKLADFGVATKLTEADVNTHSVVGTPYWMAPEVIEMSGVCAASDIWSVGCTVIELLTCVPPYYDLQPMPALFRIVQDEHPPIPDSLSPDITDFLGQCFKKDARHRPDAKTLLSHPWIQNCRRALQSSIRHSGTLRQDASIGAEISNGDNQGSAESPSAEKVEVAASTIKADSGKELLSTEVPDMGRSDDNPASDVKSVEEKTDNLEDDLTDEVPTLAIHEKSSLQNGSGRISSQELAASEPTELDEPPHASNHDAVLVNGEVRSPELTTKNVSGKQGGKGVGYRAFGFGTRNQDGSFQKAAKMPVLLGGNELSKFSDTPGDASLDDLFHPLDKHPEDRATEASTSASMSQSNQGNTPGNDAGKSDLATKLRATIAQKQMESELGQANGSGGNLLQLMMGVLKDDVIDIGGLVFDEKMPGENLFPLQAVEFSRLVGSLRPDETEDVIVSACQKLIVIFHQRPEQKIVFVTQHGLLPLMELLEVPKTRVICSVLQIINRIIKDNTDFLENACLVGLIPVIMSFAVPNHFREIRMEAAYFIQQLCQSSPSTLQMFIACRGIPVLVGFLEADYAKFREMVHLAIDGMWQVFKLQQSTPRNDFCRIAAKNGILLRLINTLYSLNEATRLASISVGGGFPLEGSAQRPRSGSLDSGHPIFAQSDVLLSTTDQHDLSKVRHGLIDFHLSTGTAEPARASTSNSQRSDANQSDPRYLHLDTDRAQSSNVVVEAIVPSKLTDSTSVDKVVNITTKEPSITSRDLDLRQQRPANSSSRASTDRPPKMMDGTSNGFSTTVTTQQEQVRPLLSLLDKEPPSRHFSGQLEFVRHLPGLERHESILPLLHASNEKKTNGELDFLMAEFADVSQRGRENGNVDSTARVSHKTMNKEMGTVASIKGAASTSGIASQTASGVLSGSGVLNARPGSATSSGLLSHMVSTLNADVAREYLEKVADLLLEFAQADTTVKSYMCSQSLLSRLFKMFNRVEPPILLKILKCVNHLSTDPNCLENLQRAEAIKYLIPNLELKEGALVSQIHHEVLNALFNLCKINKRRQEQAAENGIIPHLMHFIESNSPLKQCALPLLCDMAHASRNSREQLRAHGGLDVYLSLLEDELWSVTALDSIAVCLAHDNDNRKVEQALLKKDAVQKLVKFFQCCPEQYFVHILEPFLKIITKSSRINTTLAVNGLTPLLITRLDHQDAIARLNLLKLIKAVYEHHPRPKQLIVENDLPQKLQNLIEERRDGQRSGGQVLVKQMATSLLKALHINTVL; from the exons ATGTCTCGGCAAGCGGCGTCGGCCCACTTCCACAAATCCAAGACTCTCGATAACAAATAC ATGCTTGGAGATGAGATTGGAAAGGGAGCATATGGTCGAGTTTACAAGGGTTTGGATTTGGAGAATGGAGACTTTGTCGCAATTAAACAAGTTTCTTTGGAGAATATTGCTCAGGAGGATCTCAACATTATAATG CAAGAGATTGATTTACTCAAG aatttaaatcacaaaaacaTTGTGAAGTACCTTGGATCCTTAAAGACAAAGACTCATCTTCACATAATCCTGGA ATATGTGGAGAATGGCTCACTTGCAAACATTATCAAGCCAAACAAATTTGGACCTTTCCCTGAATCATTGGTAGCTGTGTACATTGCTCAG GTTCTGGAGGGGTTGGTATATTTACATGAGCAGGGAGTAATCCATCGCGATATCAAGGGTGCAAATATATTGACAACTAAAGAG GGGCTTGTGAAACTTGCTGATTTTGGTGTTGCGACAAAACTGACTGAGGCGGATGTTAATACACATTCAGTTGTTGGAACGCCATACTGGATGGCCCCAGAG GTGATTGAAATGTCGGGAGTTTGTGCTGCTTCGGACATTTGGAGTGTTGGGTGCACTGTCATTGAACTTCTTACATGTGTACCTCCTTACTACGATCTACAGCCTATGCCAGCATTGTTTCGTATTGTTCAG GATGAGCATCCTCCCATACCTGACAGCCTATCACCGGACATTACTGATTTTCTGGGTCAGTGCTTTAAGAAG GATGCTAGGCACCGCCCTGATGCAAAGACATTGCTTTCTCACCCTTGGATACAAAACTGCCGGCGAGCTTTGCAATCTTCAATTCGTCATAGTGGAACTCTAAG ACAAGATGCTTCAATAGGTGCAGAAATTTCCAATGGAGATAATCAGGGTTCTGCTGAAAGTCCTTCTGCAGAGAAAGTTGAAGTAGCTGCTTCAACCATTAAAGCA GACTCTGGGAAAGAATTATTATCAACTGAGGTTCCTGATATGGGAAGATCTGATGATAACCCTGCTTCAGATGTAAAATCGGTTGAGGAGAAAACGGATAATTTAGAAGATGATCTGACAGATGAAGTTCCCACATTAGCTATCCATGAAAAGTCATCTTTGCAAAATGGTTCTGGCAGAATATCTTCTCAGGAATTGGCTGCCTCTGAGCCAACTGAGCTCGACGAGCCACCACATGCTAGCAACCATGATGCAGTGCTGGTGAATGGTGAGGTCAGATCTCCTGAATTAACGACAAAAAATGTAAGTGGCAAACAAGGTGGAAAAGGTGTTGGTTATAGAGCTTTCGGTTTTGGAACAAGAAATCAGGATGGTAGTTTTCAAAAG GCTGCCAAGATGCCAGTTTTGTTGGGAGGTAATGAACTCAGTAAATTTAGTGATACTCCAGGAGATGCTTCCTTGGATGATCTGTTTCATCCATTGGATAAGCATCCAGAGGATAGGGCAACTGAGGCTTCGACATCTGCATCTATGTCACAGTCAAACCAAGGCAATACACCTGGGAACGATGCTGGGAAAAGCGACCTGGCTACAAAGTTGAGAGCTACAATTGCCCAAAAACAAATGGAGAGTGAATTGGGTCAGGCTAACGGCAGTGGTGGCAACCTGTTACAGCTTATGATGGGTGTTCTCAAAGATGATGTGATTGATATTGGTGGTTTG GTTTTCGACGAAAAGATGCCTGGAGAAAACCTATTTCCCCTACAG GCTGTTGAGTTCAGCCGGTTGGTTGGGTCATTGAGACCAGATGAAACAGAAGATGTTATTGTCTCTGCCTGTCAGAAACTCATTGTTATCTTCCATCAGCGCCCAGAGcagaaaattgtttttgttacCCAGCATGGTTTGCTCCCTCTAATGGAATTGCTTGAAGTACCTAAAACTCGT GTTATATGTTCTGTGCTTCAAATTATAAATCGGATAATCAAAGATAATACTGATTTCCTGGAAAATGCTTGTCTTGTGGGTCTG ATCCCAGTGATAATGAGCTTTGCCGTTCCTAATCATTTCCGGGAAATTCGTATGGAAGCAGCTTATTTCATACAGCAGCTTTGTCAATCAAG CCCTTCAACGTTGCAAATGTTCATAGCTTGCCGTGGAATACCTGTTTTGGTGGGCTTTTTAGAGGCTGACTATGCAAAATTCAG GGAAATGGTTCATCTAGCAATTGACGGGATGTGGCAGGTCTTTAAGCTTCAACAATCAACTCCTAGAAATGATTTTTGTCGCATAGCTGCGAAGAATGGAATACTGCTGAGGCTTATTAACACCCTTTATAGCTTGAATGAGGCAACCCGCCTAGCTTCCATATCTGTCGGGGGTGGATTTCCACTAGAAGGTTCAGCTCAGCGCCCACGGTCTGGTTCATTAGATTCTGGTCATCCGATTTTTGCTCAGAGTGACGTGCTGCTTTCTACAACTGATCAACATGATCTCTCCAAGGTTAGACAtggattgattgattttcatttGTCAACTGGAACAGCAGAACCTGCACGTGCTTCAACTTCAAACTCTCAAAGATCAGATGCCAATCAATCAGATCCAAGATATCTTCATCTAGATACTGATAGAGCTCAATCTAGCAATGTGGTAGTGGAAGCTATAGTTCCTTCTAAATTGACAGACTCAACATCAGTAGACAAAGTAGTAAATATTACAACTAAGGAACCTTCCATTACCTCTCGGGATCTAGACCTCAGGCAGCAGCGACCTGCTAATTCTTCTAGTAGGGCATCCACAGATAGACCTccaaaaatgatggatggtacATCAAATGGGTTTTCAACAACGGTAACTACTCAACAGGAGCAAGTTCGTCCCCTTCTTAGCTTGTTAGATAAAGAGCCTCCTTCCAGACACTTTTCTGGTCAGCTCGAGTTTGTACGCCACCTGCCAGGTTTGGAGAGACATGAAAGTATATTGCCCCTGTTACATGCTTCTAATGAAAAGAAGACAAATGGAGAATTAGATTTCCTGATGGCTGAATTTGCTG ACGTCTCTCAACGTGGTAGAGAAAATGGGAATGTTGATTCCACTGCTAGAGTTTCTCATAAAACGATGAATAAAGAGATGGGAACAGTAGCATCTATCAAAGGAGCTGCTTCCACCTCTGGCATAGCATCTCAGACAGCATCAGGTGTACTTTCTGGTTCTGGAGTTTTAAATGCTAGACCAGGCAGTGCAACATCATCAGGTTTACTTTCCCACATGGTTTCAACATTGAATGCAGATGTTGCGAGGGAATACCTAGAAAAGGTGGCTGATCTTCTGCTTGAGTTTGCACAAGCAGATACTACTGTAAAGTCATACATGTGTAGCCAAAGTTTGCTCAGCCGTCTTTTCAAGATGTTCAATAGGGTGGAGCCCCCTATTCTTTTGAAG ATACTGAAGTGTGTAAACCATTTGTCAACTGATCCAAACTGCTTAGAGAATCTTCAGCGGGCAGAAGCAATTAAATATTTGATTCCAAACCTTGAACTCAAAGAAGGAGCTCTTGTATCTCAAATACATCATGAG GTACTCAATGCCCTGTTCAATCTGTGCAAGATTAACAAGAGAAGACAGGAACAAGCAGCTGAGAATGGAATAATTCCACACTTAATGCACTTTATTGAGTCTAATTCTCCTTTGAAACAATGTGCGTTGCCTTTACTGTGTGACATGGCTCATGCATCACGAAATTCGAGGGAGCAACTAAGGGCTCATGGTGGGTTGGATGTTTACTTAAGCCTTCTCGAGGATGAACTTTGGTCTGTGACTGCATTGGATTCGATTGCCGTGTGCTTAGCTCATGACAATGACAACCGGAAGGTGGAACAAGCATTATTGAAAAAGGATGCAGTTCAGAAATTGGTGAAATTCTTCCAGTGCTGTCCAGAACAGTATTTCGTGCACATATTGGAGCCATTTTTGAAAATTATAAC GAAATCATCTCGAATTAATACAACATTAGCTGTAAATGGTTTGACACCGCTGCTCATCACGAGACTGGACCATCAGGATGCAATTGCCCGTCTAAATCTTCTTAAACTGATAAAG GCTGTTTATGAGCACCACCCGCGGCCAAAGCAATTGATTGTGGAGAATGATCTGCCTCAGAAGCTTCAAAATCTAATAGAAGAACGCAGAGATGGGCAACGATCGGGTGGCCAAGTGTTGGTAAAACAAATGGCTACTTCGCTGCTAAAAGCACTACATATTAACACCGTCTTGTAG
- the LOC103403405 gene encoding probable metal-nicotianamine transporter YSL7 — MERSLSKGSDNQSDDLDAKKGTAGKTKKKLNVEEAFKATAVPPWTKQITVRSMVTSFILSIVFNFIVCKLNLTTGVIPSLNVAAGLLGFAVVKGYTAMIDKCGFLKQPFTRQENTVIQTCVVASSGIAFSSGTASYLLGMSAKIAAQGDLGNTPINIKKLDVGWMIGFLFAVSFVGLFSIMPLRKMMILKYKLTYPSGTATAYLINSFHTPKGAKLAKKQVAVLFKSFCFSFAFAFFQWFFAAADGCGFSSFPTFGLKAFANKFYFDFSATYVGVGMICPIMVNVSLLVGAIISWGIMWPLIETKKGIWYSANLSASSLHGIQGYRVFIAIAMMLGDGLFHVVYMLFMTTKSLATQRSEKKLESSSSPPVNLDSVEAGGSSEVVSANYDEQRRIEYFLKDQIPSWVAFSGYIVLAAISISVVPLIFPQLKWYHVLVAYLIAPVLAFCNAYGCGLTDWSLASNYGKFAIIIFSAWVGLDHGGVIAGLASCGVMMSIVATASDLMQDFKTGYLTLSSPRSMFFSQVFGTAMGCVMSPLVFWVFYKAYPLGDPDGPYPAPYGLMYRGIALLGVEGVGSLPKNCVVLAVSFFAAAVAINIIIELLQRYETKYRIYRFIPSPMCMAIPFYLGSYFAIDMCVGSLILVLWRRKNRQKADDFGPAVASGLICGDSLWGVPAAILAIASVKAPICMKFLSASANNKVDSLLGS, encoded by the exons ATGGAGAGAAGCCTTAGCAAGGGCAGTGATAACCAGAGTGACGACTTGGATGCCAAGAAAGGCACTGCCGGAAAGACCAAAAAGAAGTTGAATGTTGAGGAGGCGTTCAAGGCCACGGCGGTGCCGCCGTGGACCAAGCAGATTACGGTGAGGTCGATGGTCACCAGCTTCATTCTCAGCATCGTCTTCAACTTCATCGTCTGCAAGTTGAACCTCACCACTGGTGTTATTCCCTCGCTCAACGTCGCCGCCGGACTGCTCGGCTTCGCCGTGGTGAAAGGCTACACCGCCATGATCGACAAGTGCGGCTTCTTGAAGCAGCCTTTCACTCGCCAGGAAAACACCGTCATTCAGACTTGCGTCGTCGCCTCTTCCGGGATCGCCTTTAGCA gTGGAACTGCAAGTTATTTACTGGGAATGAGTGCAAAGATTGCTGCGCAAGGAGATCTAGGCAACACCCCGATCAACATAAAGAAGCTTGATGTTGGATGGATGATTGGGTTTCTCTTCGCTGTCAGCTTCGTCGGGTTGTTTTCGATTATGCCCCTCAGGAAG ATGATGATCCTGAAGTACAAGTTAACGTACCCGAGTGGAACTGCAACTGCATACCTCATCAACAGCTTTCACACACCCAAAGGAGCTAAGCTGGCAAA GAAACAGGTTGCTGTGCTCTTCAAAAGCTTCTGTTTCAGCTTTGCGTTTGCCTTCTTCCAGTGGTTTTTCGCTGCTGCTGACGGCTGCGGATTTTCCAGCTTCCCAACATTTGGTCTTAAAGCCTTTGCTAACAA GTTTTACTTTGATTTTTCAGCGACTTATGTTGGCGTTGGCATGATCTGCCCTATCATGGTCAATGTATCTTTGCTTGTTGGAGCCATTATTTCATGGGGAATCATGTGGCCCTTGATTGAGACAAAGAAAGGTATCTGGTACAGCGCTAATCTATCCGCCAGCAGTCTCCACGGCATCCAAGGATACAGG GTTTTTATTGCTATAGCGATGATGCTTGGCGACGGTTTGTTCCATGTAGTCTACATGCTCTTCATGACCACAAAAAGTCTCGCGACACAAAGATCAGAGAAGAAACTTGAGTCGTCTTCATCACCACCTGTAAATCTTGACAGTGTTGAAGCCGGAGGGTCCTCCGAAGTTGTCTCGGCAAACTATGATGAACAACGAAGAATCGAGTACTTCTTGAAAGACCAAATCCCCAGCTGGGTTGCTTTCTCTGGCTACATTGTGCTCGCAGCCATATCCATCAGTGTGGTACCCTTGATCTTCCCCCAACTGAAATGGTACCATGTGCTGGTTGCATATCTGATTGCCCCAGTCTTGGCCTTCTGCAATGCCTACGGCTGTGGCCTCACTGATTGGTCTCTTGCCTCCAACTATGGCAAATTTGCCATCATAATCTTCAGCGCTTGGGTTGGCCTTGACCACGGTGGTGTCATTGCCGGCCTTGCTTCTTGTGGTGTGATGATGAGCATTGTCGCGACCGCTTCTGATCTCATGCAAGACTTCAAGACAGGATACCTCACGCTCTCGTCTCCTCGATCCATGTTCTTCAGCCAAGTCTTTGGCACAGCCATGGGATGCGTCATGTCTCCATTAGTATTCTGGGTTTTCTACAAAGCTTACCCACTTGGTGATCCAGACGGCCCTTATCCTGCACCCTACGGCCTAATGTACCGCGGCATTGCACTCCTTGGAGTTGAGGGTGTCGGTTCCCTCCCCAAAAACTGTGTCGTGCTTGCAGTCTCGTTTTTCGCAGCTGCAGTCGCCATAAACATAATCATCGAGCTGTTACAGCGTTATGAAACCAAGTACAGGATCTATAGGTTCATTCCCAGCCCAATGTGCATGGCGATTCCATTCTACCTGGGTTCCTACTTCGCCATTGACATGTGCGTGGGAAGCTTGATCCTCGTCCTGTGGCGGAGGAAGAACAGGCAAAAGGCCGATGACTTTGGGCCAGCTGTGGCGTCGGGACTCATCTGCGGTGATTCATTGTGGGGCGTTCCGGCTGCTATCCTGGCCATTGCGTCTGTCAAAGCTCCTATCTGCATGAAGTTCCTCTCTGCTTCTGCCAACAACAAAGTTGATTCCCTATTAGGTAGCTAG